One segment of Vicinamibacterales bacterium DNA contains the following:
- a CDS encoding helix-turn-helix transcriptional regulator, producing the protein PAAPPHMRYITYPTTLVLQAIADGARYGFDIADRTGLQTGTVYPALRRLDDLGFVRSQWESEKVARREQRPARRYYEITRQGTAALDTAVKRFAGLGRVRRRERHA; encoded by the coding sequence GCCGGCCGCGCCACCACACATGCGCTACATCACCTACCCCACCACGCTCGTGCTGCAGGCGATCGCCGATGGCGCCCGGTACGGCTTCGACATCGCCGACCGCACCGGGCTGCAGACCGGCACCGTCTATCCGGCGCTGCGGCGGCTCGACGATCTCGGCTTCGTGCGGTCGCAGTGGGAGAGCGAGAAAGTGGCGCGGCGCGAACAGCGCCCGGCGCGGCGCTACTACGAGATCACCCGGCAGGGAACCGCCGCGCTCGACACCGCCGTCAAACGCTTCGCAGGGCTCGGCCGCGTCCGCAGGCGGGAGCGCCATGCCTGA
- a CDS encoding ABC transporter permease, with product MPDLPRWIVRAASRLAPRARRRDFRAEWEAELATDPSLSRALGALADAWFLRRQPWTADMILQDVRYACRLMAQRPGFTAAVVLTLTLGIGANTAVFTVVNAVLLRPLPFGEPDRLMALWENDRLNGKPRYFAAPANFKDWQDQTRAFEQLAAFRTESANFAADGDATRVPGAVVTANFFETLAVRPLLGDGFRPQHGEIGQHRVLVLSYDIWQRHFHGDAAIVGRQIDLGLPQPYRVLGVMPRTFRYPERETGYWRALAMHPQTLANRSLHFLSVVGRRRPGVTPEQAQTDMNEIARRQQAAYPTTNDQRGVTLVPLMEQIVGDVRKPLYTLAAAVFMVLLIGCANVGNLLLIRAASRRRELALRSVLGADRLRIVRQLFVEGLALAGAGAAAGLLLAVWATALLRQLASAYVPRIADAAVDGRVLAFVAAISVMASSLFALTPALTSGARDIRDALHANTAASAGAGRAVRRLRGALAIAELAMACVLVLGAGLVLKSFWRLLQVSPGFATERILSARIELPQSRYPDGPQIMLFYETLFERLRQVPGVEAAGGTNALPLEASGPTTWLTIEGQPRPQGEPPEVNYRTASIDYFRALDVPVLAGRSFTSEDTATSLVTAVVNRTLADRFFNGRDPIGQRIRIGPNPKGAWRTIVGVVGDMRQSGPEAPVQPELYLPIAQDTYAFLTLAIRTQAEPMTLAATLRDVVHSIDPKLAVIDATTMERILSEHVASRRLLMVLLAVFAGVALMLALIGIYGVMGSAVSQRTNEIGVRMALGAERGEIMMMILRDGARLGVAGLALGLAVSLAGTRLIASSLFGVTPTDAPTYAVVVALMLVVALFACYLPARRAARVDPLSAIRAE from the coding sequence ATGCCTGATCTGCCGCGCTGGATCGTGCGCGCCGCCTCGCGCCTCGCCCCGCGCGCCCGCCGCCGCGACTTCCGCGCCGAGTGGGAAGCGGAGCTCGCGACTGATCCGTCGCTGTCCCGCGCGCTCGGCGCCCTCGCCGATGCCTGGTTCCTCCGTCGCCAACCCTGGACCGCCGACATGATCCTGCAGGACGTCCGCTACGCATGCCGGTTGATGGCGCAGCGTCCCGGCTTCACCGCTGCCGTCGTGCTGACCCTCACGCTCGGGATCGGCGCCAACACTGCCGTGTTCACCGTCGTCAACGCCGTATTGCTGCGCCCGCTGCCCTTCGGCGAACCGGACCGGCTCATGGCGTTGTGGGAGAACGATCGCCTCAACGGCAAGCCCCGGTACTTCGCCGCGCCCGCCAACTTCAAGGACTGGCAGGATCAGACCCGCGCCTTCGAGCAGCTCGCCGCATTCAGGACCGAGTCGGCGAACTTCGCCGCCGACGGCGACGCGACTCGCGTGCCGGGCGCGGTGGTCACCGCGAACTTCTTCGAGACGCTCGCGGTCCGCCCGCTGCTGGGCGACGGCTTCAGACCCCAGCACGGCGAGATCGGGCAGCATCGCGTGCTCGTCTTGAGTTACGACATCTGGCAGCGACACTTCCACGGCGACGCCGCCATCGTCGGCCGGCAGATCGATCTCGGGTTGCCGCAACCGTATCGCGTCCTCGGGGTCATGCCGCGCACCTTCCGCTATCCGGAGCGCGAGACCGGCTACTGGCGGGCGCTGGCGATGCACCCCCAGACGCTGGCGAACAGGTCGCTGCACTTCCTGTCGGTCGTCGGACGGCGCCGCCCCGGCGTCACGCCGGAGCAGGCGCAAACCGACATGAACGAGATCGCGCGGCGGCAGCAGGCCGCGTATCCCACCACGAACGATCAGCGCGGCGTGACGCTCGTGCCGCTCATGGAGCAGATCGTCGGCGACGTCAGGAAACCGCTCTACACGCTCGCCGCCGCCGTATTCATGGTCCTTCTGATCGGTTGCGCCAACGTCGGCAACCTCCTGCTGATCCGCGCCGCCTCGCGCCGCCGCGAGCTGGCGCTTCGCTCGGTACTGGGCGCGGATCGGCTGCGGATCGTCCGGCAGCTGTTCGTCGAGGGGCTTGCGCTCGCGGGCGCGGGGGCGGCCGCCGGCCTCCTGCTCGCCGTCTGGGCCACGGCCCTGCTGCGCCAGCTCGCATCGGCCTATGTTCCGCGGATCGCCGATGCCGCCGTTGACGGGCGCGTGCTCGCGTTCGTCGCGGCGATCTCGGTGATGGCAAGCAGCCTGTTTGCGCTCACCCCTGCGCTGACGTCCGGCGCCCGCGACATCCGCGACGCGCTGCACGCGAACACCGCCGCCTCGGCCGGTGCGGGCCGCGCCGTCCGCCGGCTGCGCGGCGCGCTTGCCATCGCGGAACTTGCCATGGCGTGCGTGCTCGTGCTGGGCGCGGGTCTCGTGCTGAAAAGCTTCTGGCGGCTCCTGCAGGTCTCGCCAGGGTTTGCCACCGAACGGATTCTGAGCGCGCGGATCGAGCTGCCGCAGTCCCGGTACCCTGACGGCCCGCAAATCATGCTTTTCTACGAGACTCTCTTCGAGCGGCTGCGGCAGGTCCCCGGCGTGGAGGCCGCCGGCGGCACGAACGCGCTGCCGCTGGAAGCGTCCGGACCGACGACGTGGCTCACGATCGAAGGGCAGCCGCGCCCGCAAGGGGAACCGCCCGAGGTCAACTACCGGACCGCCAGCATCGATTACTTCCGCGCGCTCGACGTTCCAGTCCTCGCCGGCCGGTCCTTCACGTCAGAGGACACGGCCACGTCGCTGGTCACGGCGGTCGTCAACCGCACGCTGGCGGACCGGTTCTTCAACGGCCGCGATCCGATCGGCCAGCGCATCAGGATCGGGCCCAATCCGAAGGGGGCATGGCGAACCATCGTCGGCGTGGTCGGGGACATGCGGCAGTCCGGGCCGGAGGCGCCGGTGCAGCCGGAACTCTATCTGCCGATCGCCCAGGACACCTACGCCTTTCTGACGCTGGCGATCCGCACGCAGGCGGAGCCCATGACCCTCGCGGCCACGCTTCGCGACGTCGTCCACTCGATCGATCCGAAGCTCGCGGTCATCGACGCCACGACGATGGAGCGGATCCTGAGCGAGCACGTGGCCAGCCGGCGGCTGCTCATGGTTCTCCTCGCAGTCTTCGCCGGCGTCGCGCTGATGCTGGCGCTCATCGGCATCTACGGCGTGATGGGCAGCGCCGTGTCGCAAAGGACCAACGAGATTGGCGTGCGGATGGCGCTCGGCGCCGAGCGCGGCGAGATCATGATGATGATCCTGCGCGACGGCGCACGCCTCGGCGTCGCCGGCCTCGCGCTCGGCCTCGCGGTCTCGCTGGCCGGGACACGGCTGATCGCCTCCTCGCTGTTCGGCGTGACGCCCACCGATGCACCCACCTACGCCGTCGTCGTCGCGCTGATGCTCGTCGTCGCCCTGTTCGCGTGTTATCTACCGGCGCGGCGGGCCGCGCGAGTCGATCCGCTCAGCGCGATTCGCGCCGAGTAG